A single region of the Streptomyces virginiae genome encodes:
- a CDS encoding multiubiquitin domain-containing protein, which yields MDTVIEPTAGQNERRPVKVTVTVNNQPVILPSRELTGLEIKQAAIAQGVPIDTGFQLSVKRGNGRYEVVDDDEQIRVHPNQEFLAVPPDDNS from the coding sequence ATGGACACCGTCATCGAGCCGACGGCCGGCCAGAACGAGCGCCGCCCCGTCAAGGTCACAGTCACCGTGAACAACCAGCCCGTGATCCTGCCCAGCCGTGAGCTCACTGGCCTGGAGATCAAGCAGGCAGCGATCGCCCAGGGCGTACCGATCGACACCGGCTTCCAGCTGTCGGTCAAGCGGGGGAACGGGCGCTACGAGGTCGTCGACGACGACGAGCAGATCCGGGTCCACCCGAACCAGGAGTTCCTGGCCGTGCCCCCGGACGACAACTCGTGA
- a CDS encoding helix-turn-helix domain-containing protein: protein MARNRVNVAALYAALDAARTTRGLSWRQLAGEVGVSPSTMTRLANGHRPDVDAFAALVQWLSLPAENFMIDSGGDAEGKPTAEPELLVQLAPLLRARSDLGEEDVRYLEEVIGAAMRRFASDRDSTVG from the coding sequence ATGGCCAGGAACCGCGTGAACGTGGCCGCTCTGTACGCGGCCCTCGATGCCGCGCGGACCACGAGAGGACTCTCGTGGCGACAGTTGGCAGGAGAGGTGGGCGTCAGCCCTTCGACCATGACCCGGCTAGCCAATGGCCACCGACCGGACGTGGACGCCTTCGCCGCCCTCGTGCAGTGGCTCTCCCTGCCGGCCGAAAACTTCATGATCGATTCGGGCGGCGACGCCGAGGGCAAGCCCACCGCCGAGCCGGAGCTGCTGGTGCAACTCGCCCCGCTCCTGCGCGCCCGCAGCGATCTGGGTGAAGAAGACGTGCGGTACCTGGAAGAAGTGATCGGAGCGGCAATGCGTCGGTTCGCCTCCGACCGCGACTCCACTGTGGGGTGA
- a CDS encoding ImmA/IrrE family metallo-endopeptidase, which produces MGSRWTKKALEELALEERRRIEVDLHDPLDLTRLTDEWGVRVYGLSDLAAHGCSPAALEYFSSAGAGKWSAALVPAGTGCFILVNSSHTSQRLRSNIAHEMGHLLLEHEFTGVLVSDGGCRSLDPAMKVKEREAHDLSAELLIPKSAAIKAAFDNLADDEVAQRFDVSIEFARMRMNASGARKIATRSRAKRR; this is translated from the coding sequence ATGGGATCTCGGTGGACCAAAAAGGCGCTCGAAGAACTGGCGCTCGAGGAGCGTCGACGGATCGAAGTCGACCTCCACGACCCCCTAGACCTCACGCGCCTGACCGATGAGTGGGGTGTCCGCGTGTACGGCCTGAGCGACCTCGCCGCTCACGGTTGCTCACCGGCGGCGCTGGAGTACTTCAGTTCCGCCGGTGCAGGAAAGTGGTCCGCCGCCCTGGTCCCGGCAGGGACAGGCTGCTTCATCCTCGTGAACTCGTCGCATACATCGCAGCGGCTCCGATCGAACATCGCGCACGAAATGGGGCACCTCCTTCTTGAGCACGAGTTCACTGGCGTTCTGGTCAGCGATGGCGGGTGCCGCAGCCTGGACCCGGCGATGAAGGTGAAGGAGCGGGAGGCACACGACCTCTCCGCGGAACTCCTGATCCCCAAGTCCGCCGCGATCAAGGCCGCGTTCGACAACCTTGCCGATGACGAGGTCGCTCAGCGCTTCGATGTGAGCATCGAGTTCGCACGAATGCGCATGAACGCCTCGGGCGCCAGGAAGATCGCAACACGGTCCAGAGCCAAACGCCGGTAG
- a CDS encoding ATP-grasp domain-containing protein — translation MTDEVFLIPARPTATAGLLAEAAARRGMTVRALGPDFGELVGRPVHWCGGPHAAARVAGALGLGLLEPPDDWLTRLPERFTGRRVELTTLGRAARELIGSGRPAFVKPPREKSFPPAVYGPGSPLPRSLPATTPVLVSEVVDFAAEYRLFLLDGEIAAGSRYAVHGRLDPAPLDEDGRGADVRGFAAALLAATGPDLPSAVTVDVGLVGATGRYAVVEANMPWFSNSYAARPEAVLDVVLRAAGPLDRVGPADLPFVTP, via the coding sequence ATGACGGACGAGGTGTTCCTGATACCCGCCCGGCCGACCGCCACGGCCGGGCTGCTCGCGGAGGCCGCCGCCCGCCGGGGGATGACCGTCCGGGCCCTCGGCCCCGACTTCGGAGAGCTGGTCGGCCGGCCCGTGCACTGGTGCGGTGGCCCGCACGCCGCCGCGCGGGTGGCCGGAGCGCTCGGGCTGGGGCTGCTGGAGCCCCCCGACGACTGGCTCACGCGGCTGCCCGAGCGGTTCACGGGCCGCCGGGTCGAGCTGACCACCCTGGGTCGGGCGGCGCGGGAGCTGATCGGATCCGGGCGGCCGGCGTTCGTGAAGCCGCCGCGCGAGAAGTCCTTCCCGCCCGCCGTGTACGGGCCCGGCTCACCGCTGCCGCGGTCCCTGCCCGCCACCACCCCCGTGCTGGTCTCGGAGGTGGTGGACTTCGCCGCCGAGTACCGGTTGTTCCTGCTCGACGGGGAGATCGCCGCCGGCAGCCGGTACGCCGTCCACGGACGCCTGGACCCCGCCCCGCTCGACGAGGACGGGCGCGGGGCGGACGTACGCGGCTTCGCGGCCGCGCTGCTCGCCGCGACGGGCCCGGACCTGCCCAGCGCCGTCACCGTCGACGTCGGCCTCGTCGGCGCGACCGGCCGGTACGCCGTGGTCGAGGCCAACATGCCGTGGTTCTCGAACAGTTACGCCGCCCGTCCCGAGGCCGTCCTGGACGTGGTGCTGCGCGCGGCCGGGCCGCTGGACCGGGTCGGCCCGGCCGACCTGCCGTTCGTGACCCCGTAG